Proteins encoded in a region of the Clostridium beijerinckii genome:
- the recJ gene encoding single-stranded-DNA-specific exonuclease RecJ translates to MAERWFIKNIKADYKYISKKYALSELVSRLIVNRNIVSDEMIRSYINPDFDKFHEAREMKDLEKSVDILHEKIKSQNKIRIVGDYDVDGVISIYILYSALKRCNANVDYEIPDRIKDGYGINMNIIRQAKEDGVDTILTCDNGISAIDQIKYAKELGITVIVTDHHDIPFVEKENNVREFISLSADAVVNPKQSECNYKFKQLCGAGVAFKLVEVLYDAFNIDKKECYKFIEFLAIATVCDVVDLVDENRIFVKKGLELINSTTNLGLQELIRECELTEKTLSVYHLGFIIGPCINASGRLDSAKRGLELLLSDDEEEAVRLAKELVKLNEERKDMTMKGVEAAVEIIEKSGMINDKVFVIYIPDIHESLAGIIAGRIKEKYNVPTLVITKAEHGVKGSGRSIEEYNMFEELIKCKDLLEKFGGHPMAAGFSLKEENIDEFRRRLNENTVLKDEDLLRKVTIDSVLPLDDINYDVINDLERLEPFGKSNSKPLFAEKNINLLRATILGKNRNVLKLKLKTRMNKALDAIYFGDIEKFEEEVSNKYGNEELQKLYNGEYNHVNLDLVFYPSINEYNGNTTIQIVVQNYR, encoded by the coding sequence ATGGCAGAAAGATGGTTTATAAAAAATATAAAAGCTGACTATAAATACATATCTAAAAAATATGCGCTTTCAGAATTAGTTAGCAGGCTTATAGTAAACAGAAATATTGTAAGCGATGAAATGATAAGGAGTTATATTAATCCTGATTTTGATAAATTTCATGAGGCTAGAGAGATGAAAGATTTAGAAAAATCAGTTGATATACTGCATGAGAAAATAAAATCTCAGAATAAGATACGAATTGTTGGAGATTACGATGTTGATGGTGTAATAAGTATTTATATTTTATACTCAGCTTTAAAAAGGTGCAATGCAAATGTAGATTATGAAATTCCAGATAGAATAAAAGATGGATATGGAATTAATATGAATATTATAAGGCAGGCAAAAGAAGATGGGGTTGATACCATACTAACTTGCGATAATGGTATATCCGCTATAGACCAAATAAAATACGCAAAAGAATTAGGAATTACTGTAATAGTTACAGATCATCATGATATACCATTTGTTGAGAAAGAAAATAACGTCAGAGAATTCATAAGCTTAAGCGCTGATGCAGTAGTAAATCCAAAGCAAAGTGAATGTAATTATAAATTTAAACAATTGTGTGGAGCGGGCGTAGCATTTAAGCTAGTAGAGGTTCTTTATGATGCTTTTAATATAGATAAAAAAGAATGCTATAAATTCATAGAATTTTTAGCAATAGCCACAGTTTGCGATGTTGTAGATTTGGTAGATGAGAATAGGATATTTGTTAAAAAGGGATTAGAGCTTATTAACAGCACAACTAACTTAGGCTTACAAGAATTAATAAGAGAATGCGAATTAACAGAAAAAACTTTATCGGTATATCATCTTGGATTTATTATAGGGCCATGTATAAATGCTTCAGGGAGGCTAGATTCGGCTAAAAGAGGATTGGAATTATTGCTCTCAGATGACGAAGAGGAAGCAGTAAGGCTCGCAAAAGAGTTAGTTAAGCTGAATGAAGAGAGAAAAGATATGACTATGAAGGGTGTTGAGGCCGCTGTTGAAATTATAGAAAAAAGTGGAATGATAAATGATAAGGTATTTGTTATTTATATACCTGATATACATGAAAGTTTAGCAGGTATAATAGCAGGAAGAATAAAAGAAAAATATAATGTTCCAACTTTGGTGATAACAAAAGCGGAACATGGTGTGAAGGGTTCAGGAAGATCAATAGAAGAATACAATATGTTTGAAGAGCTTATTAAGTGTAAGGACCTGCTTGAAAAATTTGGTGGACACCCTATGGCAGCAGGTTTTTCGTTAAAGGAAGAAAATATAGATGAATTTAGGCGAAGATTAAATGAGAATACAGTTTTAAAAGACGAGGATTTATTGAGAAAAGTTACCATAGACTCGGTTTTGCCACTTGATGATATAAATTACGATGTGATAAATGATTTGGAAAGATTAGAGCCTTTTGGTAAATCAAACTCTAAACCATTGTTTGCTGAGAAAAATATTAATTTATTAAGGGCAACAATACTTGGGAAGAATAGGAATGTGCTAAAATTAAAACTCAAGACCAGGATGAATAAAGCTCTGGATGCTATTTATTTTGGGGATATTGAAAAATTTGAGGAAGAAGTTAGCAATAAATATGGAAACGAAGAATTGCAAAAACTTTATAATGGAGAATACAATCATGTAAACCTTGATTTAGTATTTTATCCAAGTATTAATGAATATAATGGTAATACTACTATACAAATTGTAGTACAAAACTATAGATAA
- a CDS encoding DJ-1 family glyoxalase III: MKKVCVLLAEGFEEIEALTVSDIIRRADVTCDLVSIAEKQVKSSHGVVVQADKLFDENMEYDLVVIPGGIPGATNLRDDERVIKFVKKQNKEGKLIGAICAGPIVLGRAGITEGRNITSYPGYEDELPNCEYLEDAVVVDKNIVTSRGPATAMAFAYKLLDILGYENKVESISSGMLYKMFIG; encoded by the coding sequence ATGAAGAAAGTATGCGTTTTATTAGCAGAAGGTTTTGAGGAAATAGAGGCTTTAACTGTATCTGATATAATAAGAAGGGCAGATGTAACTTGTGATTTAGTATCAATTGCAGAAAAGCAAGTTAAGTCAAGTCATGGTGTGGTAGTTCAGGCAGATAAGCTTTTTGATGAAAATATGGAATATGATTTAGTGGTAATACCAGGAGGAATTCCAGGAGCTACTAACTTAAGAGATGATGAGAGAGTAATAAAATTTGTTAAAAAGCAAAACAAAGAAGGAAAATTAATTGGAGCAATTTGTGCAGGACCAATAGTTCTTGGAAGAGCGGGAATCACAGAGGGAAGAAATATAACTTCTTATCCAGGATATGAAGATGAATTACCAAATTGTGAATATTTAGAAGATGCTGTAGTAGTTGATAAGAATATAGTAACTAGCAGAGGCCCAGCAACAGCGATGGCATTTGCATATAAGTTATTAGATATTCTTGGGTATGAGAATAAAGTAGAAAGTATTTCATCTGGTATGCTATATAAGATGTTTATAGGGTAA